The Gopherus evgoodei ecotype Sinaloan lineage chromosome 8, rGopEvg1_v1.p, whole genome shotgun sequence genome includes a region encoding these proteins:
- the LRRC8B gene encoding volume-regulated anion channel subunit LRRC8B, whose amino-acid sequence MITLTELRYLADAQSSYHILKPWWDVFWYYLTMIMLLVAVLAGALQLTQTRVLCCLPCKLEFDSRCAVPWDLIKTNLNVSSSSATQIILPLRIQNDLHRQQYSYIDAVCYERQLHWFAKFFPYLVLLHTFIFAACSNFWLYYPSTSSRLEHFVAILHKCFDSPWTTRALSETVAEQSVKSLPLSKSKILLSSPGSSADTEANRQSLPYTQPGLETTGRENSSSVLDKKEGEQAKAIFEKVKRFRVHVEEKDVIYRVYMKQIIIKVIVFIIIMIYVSYYLTFITLEIDCVIDVQAFTGYKRYQCVYTLAEIFKVLASFYVVLVTFYGLTCTYSLWWMLRSSLKQYSFEKLREKSNYSDIPDVKNDFAFILHLADQYDPLYSQRFSIFLSDLSENRLKQINLNNKWSVEKLKSKLIRNSQDKIELHLFMLNGLPDSVFELTEIEVLSLELIPEAKLPSTVTQLVNLKEMNIYHSSLTVDYPALNFLEENLKTLRLKSSEIGRIPLWVFHLKNLKELCLTGCFLLDYHNSIYNEGFQDLKNLRTIYLKNSLSRIPQVVTDLLPSLQNLSINNEGNKLVILNNLKKLVNLRTLELISCDLERIPHSIFTLNNLHEIDLKENNLRTVEEIMSFQHLKNLSCLKLWHNTISYVPVQIGALSNLEQLYLNYNNIKNVPLQLFLCKKLHYLDLSYNKLTSIPEEISYLTNLQYFAVTKNHIEILPDGLFQCKKLQCLLLGHNSLTSLSPRVGQLLNLVQLVLIGNYLESLPAELEECQSLKRSCLIVEERLLKTLPPCVRESLQTCLDKC is encoded by the exons ATGATTACGCTAACTGAACTCAGATATTTAGCAGATGCTCAGTCATCCTACCACATATTAAAACCATGGTGGGATGTCTTCTGGTATTACCTCACCATGATTATGCTGCTGGTTGCTGTACTAGCCGGGGCTCTCCAGCTCACTCAAACTAGAGTGTTGTGTTGTCTTCCTTGTAAGCTGGAATTTGACAGTCGTTGTGCAGTGCCTTGGGATTTGATTAAAACCAACCTTAACGTGTCCTCTAGCTCTGCCACACAAATAATTCTCCCTTTGAGAATCCAGAATGATCTTCACCGGCAGCAGTATTCCTACATTGACGCAGTGTGTTATGAGAGACAGCTTCATTGGTTTGCCAAATTTTTCCCATACCTAGTGCTTCTGCATACTTTCATTTTTGCAGCTTGCAGTAACTTTTGGCTCTACTATCCTAGCACAAGTTCAAGGCTTGAGCACTTTGTAGCCATTCTTCACAAGTGTTTTGATTCTCCATGGACAACACGAGCCCTCTCAGAAACAGTTGCTGAGCAGTCTGTGAAGAGTCTACCACTATCCAAATCCAAAATATTGCTTTCATCACCTGGGAGTTCAGCGGATACAGAGGCAAACAGGCAGTCTCTGCCATATACACAGCCTGGTTTAGAAACAACTGGAAGAGAGAACTCTTCGAGTGTTCTAGACAAAAAAGAAGGGGAACAAGCTAAAGCTATATTTGAAAAAGTGAAAAGATTCAGAGTACATGTTGAAGAAAAGGATGTCATATATAGAGTGTACATGAAACAGATTATAATCAAAGTAATtgtatttataataataatgatttacGTCTCCTATTATTTAACTTTTATTACACTTGAAATTGATTGTGTAATTGATGTTCAAGCCTTTACAGGTTACAAAAGGTACCAGTGTGTTTATACACTCGCAGAAATTTTTAAAGTATTAGCTTCATTTTATGTTGTTTTAGTGACCTTCTATGGCCTGACCTGCACTTACAGTTTGTGGTGGATGTTGAGAAGTTCACTTAAGCAATATTCTTTTGAAAAGTTAAGAGAGAAGAGCAACTACAGTGATATCCCTGATGTAAAGAATGACTTCGCATTTATTCTTCACTTAGCAGATCAGTATGATCCACTTTATTCACAACGATTCTCAATATTTCTATCGGATTTGAGTGAAAACAGACTGAAACAGATAAATCTTAACAATAAATGGTCAGTGGAAAAACTGAAAAGTAAACTAATACGAAATTCCCAGGACAAGATCGAACTTCATCTTTTCATGCTAAATGGTCTTCCAGACAGTGTCTTTGAACTGACTGAAATAGAAGTTCTAAGCTTGGAACTGATTCCTGAAGCCAAGCTTCCTTCAACAGTGACTCAGCTAGTCAATCTCAAAGAAATGAATATTTATCATTCATCATTAACTGTGGATTACCCAGCACTAAACTTTCTAGAAGAAAATCTGAAAACGTTGCGTCTAAAATCCAGTGAAATTGGAAGGATTCCACTTTGGGTCTTTCATCTAAAAAACCTCAAGGAATTGTGTTTAACAGGATGTTTTTTGCTGGATTACCACAACTCTATATACAATGAAGGCTTTCAGGATCTAAAGAATCTGAGAACAATTTACTTAAAGAACAGCCTTTCCCGTATACCTCAGGTGGTTACAGACCTTTTGCCTTCACTGCAAAACTTATCTATCAATAATGAGGGAAATAAACTGGTCATACTAAACAACTTGAAAAAGTTGGTAAACCTGAGAACCTTGGAGTTGATCTCCTGTGATTTAGAGCGCATTCCACATTCTATTTTTACCCTAAACAATTTGCATGAAATAGATTTAAAAGAGAATAATCTCAGAACAGTGGAAGAAATAATGAGCTTTCAACATCTCAAGAACCTATCTTGCTTAAAATTGTGGCACAACACCATTTCATATGTCCCTGTGCAGATTGGTGCATTATCAAACCTAGAACAACTGTACTTAAATTACAATAACATTAAAAATGTTCCACTGCAGCTATTTCTTTGTAAAAAGCTACACTATTTGGATCTTAGCTATAACAAGCTAACATCTATTCCGGAAGAAATCAGTTATTTGACAAATCTGCAGTACTTTGCTGTGACAAAAAACCAT ATTGAGATACTGCCAGATGGATTATTTCAGTGCAAAAAGCTGCAATGTTTACTTCTGGGACATAACAGCCTGACGAGTTTGTCTCCTCGTGTCGGCCAACTGTTGAACCTTGTTCAGCTAGTGCTGATTGGGAACTACCTTGAATCGCTTCCTGCTGAACTAGAAGAATGTCAGTCTCTGAAACGGAGTTGTCTAATTGTAGAAGAAAGGTTGTTAAAAACGCTTCCaccttgtgtgagagagagcttgCAGACGTGCTTGGATAAATGTTAA